One Pyrofollis japonicus DNA window includes the following coding sequences:
- the cas2 gene encoding CRISPR-associated endonuclease Cas2: MFLPYVVVFYDISDDRRRFKVAKLLESFGLVRVQRSVFIGRGGFTKAKEVVRAALRLVDRGKDSVAAVVVPEDYARRILVAGRLMNSPEKAEGVVVVV, from the coding sequence GTGTTTCTGCCGTATGTTGTTGTATTTTATGATATTAGCGATGATAGGCGTCGCTTCAAGGTGGCTAAGTTGTTGGAGTCGTTTGGGCTTGTAAGGGTTCAGCGCAGCGTTTTCATTGGTCGTGGCGGGTTTACGAAGGCGAAGGAGGTTGTTCGTGCTGCTCTCCGGTTAGTGGATAGGGGGAAGGATAGTGTGGCCGCTGTTGTTGTTCCCGAGGACTATGCTAGGAGGATATTGGTCGCGGGGCGCCTTATGAATAGTCCTGAGAAGGCTGAGGGCGTGGTTGTTGTCGTCTAG
- the cas4 gene encoding CRISPR-associated protein Cas4, producing MSSSLVEDVLIPIGLVKEYYWCPMEAYFKLMAWREAPTESMMAGAEIVPRDRIVELLEERHRVHELLWEHPVVSRRLRLGGRVDLVAITVNDAVVVVEAKLSKTSRRALRGRDKRLLIQLAAYAIAAEEALRLPLEAAYVYSTEVDKLIEAKITPLLRRLVEHAAKELRRMLLEAKPPETVRTNRRRCRVCSYRHVCPFAR from the coding sequence TTGTCGTCTAGCCTTGTCGAAGACGTTTTGATCCCTATAGGGCTTGTTAAGGAGTATTATTGGTGCCCTATGGAGGCTTATTTCAAGCTTATGGCTTGGCGCGAGGCGCCTACGGAGAGTATGATGGCTGGTGCTGAGATTGTTCCGCGTGACCGTATAGTAGAGCTGCTGGAGGAGAGGCACAGAGTCCACGAGCTACTGTGGGAGCACCCGGTTGTTTCACGTAGGCTTAGACTTGGTGGACGCGTTGACCTCGTAGCTATAACCGTTAACGATGCCGTTGTTGTGGTTGAGGCTAAGCTCTCGAAGACTAGTAGAAGGGCTCTCCGGGGGAGAGATAAGAGGCTACTAATACAGCTGGCAGCCTATGCTATCGCCGCCGAGGAGGCGCTCCGCCTTCCCTTGGAGGCCGCCTATGTCTATAGCACGGAAGTTGATAAGCTAATTGAGGCCAAGATTACGCCGCTTCTCCGCCGCCTAGTAGAGCACGCAGCCAAAGAGCTTAGAAGAATGCTTCTCGAAGCTAAGCCGCCGGAAACAGTTAGAACTAATAGAAGGCGTTGCAGGGTCTGCAGCTATCGCCACGTATGCCCCTTTGCGCGCTAA
- a CDS encoding helix-turn-helix domain-containing protein produces the protein MHLRTCGKTLLASFGFDERFAIRAISDHKPCKVVAVALDTGSDAWSRVERAFSQLRVFASSLRVESELVSVPYRGESLSRLVYNLARKIGGFIRVALEQGELLVLLSGGPRLLVLGLYILLSMLPEEYAKKITVRVEGEGFNALVEELLADLRVPELDVLDRRLVALIIERMDTGLGVSEAARLLGVAKSTVYRRLSALSEKGIAVRDEEKGRYYPSERAFLAASLHHVLG, from the coding sequence ATGCATTTGAGGACTTGTGGTAAGACTCTTCTAGCCAGTTTCGGGTTTGACGAGAGGTTCGCTATAAGGGCGATAAGCGATCATAAGCCATGCAAGGTTGTGGCTGTGGCACTTGATACTGGTAGTGATGCGTGGAGCCGTGTCGAGAGGGCTTTCAGCCAGCTACGAGTCTTTGCCTCCAGCCTAAGGGTGGAGAGCGAGCTCGTATCGGTGCCTTATCGGGGTGAGTCGCTCTCTAGGCTGGTTTACAACTTGGCTAGGAAGATTGGAGGCTTTATTCGCGTGGCGCTTGAGCAAGGTGAGTTACTAGTGCTTCTCTCTGGAGGTCCGCGCCTACTAGTCTTAGGCCTCTATATTTTGCTGAGTATGCTCCCAGAAGAATATGCTAAGAAGATAACCGTTAGGGTAGAGGGGGAGGGTTTCAACGCCCTCGTTGAGGAGCTGTTGGCCGATCTCCGTGTGCCGGAGCTAGATGTTCTTGATAGGAGGCTTGTAGCGCTAATCATTGAGAGGATGGATACTGGGCTGGGAGTGAGTGAGGCCGCTAGGCTCCTCGGCGTAGCCAAGTCTACGGTGTATAGGAGGCTCAGCGCCCTCTCGGAGAAAGGGATAGCTGTACGCGATGAGGAGAAGGGCCGCTACTATCCCAGCGAGCGTGCCTTCCTGGCTGCTTCCTTGCACCACGTTCTCGGTTAG
- the cas7a gene encoding type I-A CRISPR-associated protein Cas7/Csa2, which produces MPLFFSLSARILVNLEALNMAESVGNVVRHRRAPVILRRSDGFALRYVPVISGESLAHHYQRLLADIAASRGIPVCPACKQGVFLKHADSNVFKKYDGIDKPKNVFKNAAEVEKYVVENCVVEDVGGFLFTDMTVKRTSRFRVGYMIPALDALETGAAATEAQFHVRYSPGAKGGEQAIYYVEVGSAAYVFTYALDASAVGAYSMENEGAPQDNPYILGLDERRKRVEAALDALAALLGGMTWGAKTTRFQPHWKILSLVVAVTEPIPFNVSPGHDKEYLAETVARACKLSNMIKEFAASIHYYDGEGLREPKKCASNTVGSSTHESYLDAIEAAKKEILEKLA; this is translated from the coding sequence ATGCCCCTATTCTTCTCCCTATCGGCTCGCATACTGGTTAACCTGGAAGCATTAAACATGGCTGAAAGCGTAGGCAACGTAGTACGTCATCGACGCGCACCAGTAATACTTCGGAGGAGTGATGGCTTCGCACTACGCTATGTACCGGTCATAAGTGGTGAGAGCCTGGCCCACCACTATCAGCGCCTCTTAGCAGACATAGCGGCTTCTCGCGGCATACCGGTCTGCCCTGCCTGTAAGCAAGGTGTCTTCCTCAAACATGCGGACAGCAACGTGTTCAAAAAGTACGATGGAATAGATAAGCCGAAGAACGTGTTCAAAAACGCGGCTGAGGTCGAGAAATACGTTGTAGAGAACTGCGTAGTTGAAGACGTAGGCGGCTTCCTCTTCACAGACATGACTGTTAAGCGTACCTCCCGGTTCCGCGTCGGCTACATGATACCAGCACTAGACGCGCTGGAAACCGGGGCAGCGGCTACCGAGGCACAGTTCCACGTCAGGTACTCACCAGGAGCCAAGGGCGGCGAACAAGCAATATACTATGTCGAGGTCGGCAGCGCTGCATATGTCTTCACCTACGCGCTAGACGCCTCCGCTGTAGGAGCCTATAGCATGGAGAACGAGGGCGCCCCGCAAGATAACCCGTATATCCTTGGCCTCGACGAGAGGAGGAAGAGAGTTGAGGCAGCACTAGATGCGCTAGCAGCACTACTCGGAGGAATGACGTGGGGGGCCAAGACCACAAGGTTCCAGCCACACTGGAAGATACTCAGCCTAGTAGTAGCAGTAACAGAGCCAATACCATTCAACGTCTCGCCCGGGCACGATAAGGAGTACCTAGCGGAAACAGTAGCGAGGGCCTGCAAGCTATCAAACATGATAAAAGAGTTCGCAGCCAGCATCCACTACTACGACGGCGAAGGACTCCGAGAACCCAAGAAATGCGCCAGCAACACCGTAGGCTCCAGTACGCACGAAAGCTACCTCGACGCCATAGAAGCAGCAAAGAAGGAGATACTGGAGAAGCTAGCCTAA
- a CDS encoding type I-E CRISPR-associated protein Cas5/CasD: protein MTEPVMIVSRVRTAWGFSIRYAGLSAAQPALPLPPPTTVIGFYAEPLARLLGLPEYLAKSKYCSPAELLANYTLAAAAGLEPGSPAGIALHSDVTRVLSLVYQRKRAKWEPYAWSVQALGASYAPSTRLVLGIVIDAEGLGKELGIGIDSLEDLLKKVAWSGWRLGSKEGLAIVEEAKISKAEEAKGDAAFESVFYQDSETTVPLDPENIVKVHMWRHRPTKLFCGEQVASPAEFLVPVSPVSTPSFLVPPEDPIRFRLREGARAYCLKGSQNLCIATSKEA from the coding sequence GTGACGGAGCCAGTAATGATTGTCAGCAGGGTTAGAACCGCTTGGGGGTTCAGCATACGCTATGCCGGGCTCTCCGCAGCGCAGCCAGCCCTACCACTGCCTCCGCCAACAACAGTCATAGGGTTCTATGCCGAGCCCTTAGCAAGGCTACTAGGGCTTCCCGAGTACTTAGCTAAGAGCAAGTACTGTAGCCCAGCAGAACTCCTAGCAAACTATACACTTGCAGCAGCCGCTGGCCTAGAGCCAGGCAGCCCAGCTGGCATAGCACTTCACAGCGACGTTACCAGAGTGCTCTCACTAGTATATCAGCGTAAGAGGGCTAAATGGGAGCCATATGCTTGGAGCGTTCAAGCCCTCGGCGCCTCTTATGCACCTTCAACTCGCTTAGTTCTCGGAATAGTTATTGATGCTGAGGGGCTCGGCAAGGAGCTCGGCATAGGCATAGATAGCTTGGAGGACTTGCTGAAGAAAGTTGCGTGGAGCGGGTGGCGCCTAGGGTCCAAGGAAGGCCTAGCAATTGTAGAGGAGGCTAAGATAAGTAAAGCAGAGGAGGCTAAGGGAGACGCCGCGTTCGAGTCAGTATTTTACCAGGATTCGGAGACAACTGTACCACTTGACCCAGAGAACATCGTTAAAGTGCATATGTGGAGACATAGACCGACCAAGCTTTTCTGCGGAGAACAAGTGGCTAGCCCCGCGGAGTTCCTTGTCCCCGTAAGCCCTGTCTCGACCCCGTCTTTTCTAGTTCCCCCCGAGGACCCGATACGCTTCAGGCTAAGGGAAGGAGCCAGAGCCTACTGCCTCAAGGGCTCCCAGAACCTATGCATAGCTACAAGTAAGGAGGCGTGA